One genomic window of Ziziphus jujuba cultivar Dongzao chromosome 4, ASM3175591v1 includes the following:
- the LOC107416680 gene encoding proline-rich protein 4: MFYLLKIFFFILTFTYLSEARPQKNPSTAVVVGTVYCDTCFQQDFSKDSHFISGASVAVECKDGTSNETSFRKEVKTDNHGEFKVQLPFSIGKHVKKIEGCSVKLISSSEPYCAVASTATKSSLHLKSRKQGIHIFSAGFFTFKPLKQPNLCNQKPSIENSKGLNSNKASLPPVDDLSFPPPIQDPTIPGLPPFQYLPPLPTLPQLPPLPTLPPLPPLLGLPKFPPAQGKTNTESKVPTEKSSQKSQLSDEKVVNPEFFFPVPPILPPLIPNPFQPPPLIPNPFQPPPLIPNPFQPPPAPLLPFPPIPGLTPSPPPPSLPFPFPPIIPFPPTIPRIPGTPPASSSSSKQTP; encoded by the exons ATGTTTTACCTtctaaaaatattctttttcatcCTCACATTTACTTATCTTTCTGAGGCTAGACCTCAGAAGAATCCTTCAACTGCAGTCGTTGTTGGCACAGTCTACTGTGATACATGTTTCCAGCAGGATTTTTCCAAAGACAGCCACTTCATTTCAg GTGCATCTGTTGCAGTGGAATGCAAAGATGGGACTTCGAACGAGACCAGTTTTCGGAAAGAAGTGAAGACGGATAATCATGGAGAATTCAAAGTCCAATTGCCATTCTCTATAGGCAAACATGTGAAGAAGATTGAAGGGTGTTCTGTGAAGTTGATAAGCAGCAGTGAGCCCTATTGTGCTGTGGCGTCAACAGCTACTAAATCTTCACTCCATCTCAAGTCAAGAAAGCAAGGAATACACATATTCTCAGCAGGGTTTTTCACCTTCAAGCCTCTAAAGCAGCCAAACCTATGCAATCAAAAACCAAGCATTGAGAATTCCAAGGGACTGAATTCCAACAAAGCCTCTCTACCTCCAGTGGATGATCTTTCATTTCCACCTCCAATTCAAGACCCTACTATTCCTGGTCTTCCTCCATTCCAATATCTTCCACCTCTTCCTACATTGCCTCAGCTTCCACCATTGCCAACTCTTCCTCCTCTACCTCCTCTTCTAGGACTTCCTAAATTCCCACCCGCTCAAGGAAAAACTAATACTGAATCAAAAGTACCTACAGAAAAATCTTCACAGAAATCTCAATTATCAGATGAAAAAGTAGTCAATCCTGAGTTTTTCTTCCCAGTACCACCAATCCTTCCACCACTTATCCCCAACCCATTTCAGCCACCTCCACTTATCCCCAACCCATTTCAACCTCCTCCACTCATCCCTAACCCATTTCAGCCTCCTCCAGCACCATTGCTTCCATTCCCACCTATCCCAGGTTTAActccatcaccaccaccaccatctttGCCATTTCCTTTCCCTCCAATTATCCCATTCCCGCCTACCATCCCTCGAATCCCCGGGACCCCCCctgcttcttcttcctcttcaaagCAAACTCCTTGA